One stretch of Sulfuricystis multivorans DNA includes these proteins:
- a CDS encoding FtsX-like permease family protein codes for MKLAAWLVSGELRAHPGRMLVALMAIAIGVALGLAVQLINASAAAEFSQAVRATTGQADFEIRGPRAGFDERVLELVAADPAVAVASPMVEVDARVLDGKEEAHILKVIGIDPFRAAALTPALIGAPADDDGLALLADDALFLSPAAQRWLGVSLGQPLRLQVGLDAVTLRIAGGLPGARQGLRIATMDIGAAQWRLARLGTLTRIAVRLAPGNDGSAARTRIAALLPAGVFIADPEDADVRASSLSRAYRVNLDVLALVALFTGAFLVFSTQTLAVARRRGEFALLRTLGWPRERLLIHIVAEGAALGLIGSLLGAILGIGVARFALDLMGGDLGGGYFAGIVPELRIERASVAGFVLLGTLAAVAGSFMPALEIARAAPAQALKSGAETLAHPIARRGWPALALVTGAVLTRLPAIDGLPIAGYLAIVCWLVGGIALMPVLAGKTFAVAAAWLGRHAGRWPLAFLSLERLAAAPAQAGVALAGVVASFALMVAMAIMVGSFRDSVDRWLGRVLAAPLYFRVAAGGNSAFVPSQTLAAIAAQPGLERCEWLRIEQIDLDPRRPSITLMARTLDKRDPGRRIPLTAPTLPAEALWPDSVPVWVSEAMVDLYGWSPGSRQSLPLAGRAVAVTVAGVWRDFARQHGTVTLSLDDYRRLTGDQGITDGALWPKTGVSAAELAEAIRDAVPATRQLEFAEAGGIRAASLRIFDRSFAITYLLEGVAIVIGLAGIGASFSAQVLARAREFGMLRHLGVTRRELMRLLGFEACGLTLFGIAAGAALGLAVALVLIRVVNPQSFHWNMDLAVPWRLLGMVSALLIVASVTTALIATRQATGLGPLRAVREDW; via the coding sequence ATGAAACTCGCCGCCTGGCTGGTGAGCGGCGAGCTGCGTGCCCATCCCGGGCGCATGCTCGTCGCGCTGATGGCGATCGCCATCGGTGTCGCGCTCGGCCTGGCCGTGCAGCTGATCAATGCTTCGGCAGCGGCGGAGTTTTCCCAAGCGGTGCGAGCGACGACCGGGCAGGCCGATTTCGAGATTCGCGGCCCGCGCGCCGGCTTCGACGAGCGAGTGCTGGAGCTCGTCGCCGCCGATCCGGCGGTTGCCGTCGCCAGCCCAATGGTCGAAGTCGATGCACGGGTGCTCGACGGCAAGGAGGAAGCGCACATCCTGAAAGTGATCGGCATCGATCCGTTCCGCGCCGCAGCGCTCACACCGGCGCTGATCGGCGCGCCGGCTGATGACGATGGGCTCGCGCTGCTGGCCGACGATGCGTTGTTCCTTTCGCCGGCGGCGCAGCGCTGGCTCGGCGTATCCCTTGGTCAGCCGCTGCGGCTGCAGGTCGGGCTGGATGCCGTGACGCTGCGTATCGCCGGCGGCCTGCCGGGCGCGCGCCAGGGTCTTCGCATCGCGACGATGGACATCGGCGCTGCGCAGTGGCGTCTGGCACGATTGGGCACTCTGACGCGGATCGCGGTGCGCCTTGCGCCGGGCAATGATGGTAGCGCGGCGCGCACCCGCATCGCTGCGCTGCTGCCCGCGGGCGTGTTCATCGCCGATCCCGAAGATGCCGACGTACGTGCCAGCAGCCTGTCGCGCGCCTACCGGGTGAATCTCGACGTTCTGGCGCTGGTCGCGCTGTTTACCGGCGCCTTTTTGGTGTTTTCGACGCAGACGCTCGCCGTGGCGCGGCGGCGCGGCGAATTCGCGCTGTTGCGCACGCTCGGCTGGCCACGAGAGCGGCTGCTCATCCACATCGTCGCCGAAGGCGCGGCGCTCGGTCTCATCGGCAGCCTGCTCGGTGCGATCCTGGGCATCGGCGTGGCACGTTTCGCGCTCGATCTGATGGGCGGCGATCTGGGCGGCGGTTATTTCGCCGGCATCGTGCCGGAATTGCGCATCGAGCGCGCGTCCGTCGCCGGCTTCGTGCTGCTCGGCACGCTCGCCGCCGTGGCAGGCAGTTTCATGCCGGCGCTGGAAATCGCACGGGCTGCCCCGGCCCAGGCGCTCAAAAGCGGCGCCGAAACCCTGGCGCATCCGATTGCGCGGCGTGGCTGGCCGGCGCTCGCGCTCGTCACCGGCGCGGTTTTGACGCGGTTGCCGGCGATCGACGGACTGCCCATCGCCGGCTATCTCGCGATCGTCTGCTGGCTCGTCGGCGGCATCGCTCTGATGCCGGTCCTGGCCGGAAAGACTTTCGCCGTCGCCGCAGCCTGGCTGGGCCGACACGCCGGACGCTGGCCGCTCGCCTTCCTTTCGCTCGAGCGGCTCGCGGCTGCGCCCGCTCAGGCCGGCGTTGCGCTCGCCGGCGTGGTCGCGAGTTTCGCGCTGATGGTGGCGATGGCGATCATGGTCGGCAGCTTCCGCGATTCGGTCGATCGCTGGCTCGGCCGGGTGCTGGCCGCACCGTTGTATTTCCGCGTGGCGGCGGGCGGCAATAGCGCTTTCGTCCCGTCCCAAACTCTCGCGGCTATCGCGGCCCAGCCAGGGTTGGAACGCTGCGAATGGCTGCGTATCGAGCAGATCGATCTCGATCCGCGCCGCCCGTCGATCACATTGATGGCACGCACGCTCGACAAGCGCGATCCTGGCCGGCGCATCCCGCTCACCGCGCCTACGCTGCCAGCCGAGGCGCTCTGGCCGGACAGCGTGCCGGTCTGGGTGTCCGAAGCGATGGTCGATCTCTATGGCTGGTCGCCGGGTAGCCGCCAATCCCTCCCCCTGGCCGGTCGCGCGGTCGCCGTCACCGTGGCCGGCGTCTGGCGCGACTTCGCCCGCCAGCACGGCACGGTGACGCTCTCGCTCGACGATTACCGGCGTCTGACTGGCGATCAGGGGATCACCGACGGCGCGTTGTGGCCCAAGACGGGTGTTTCTGCAGCCGAGCTGGCCGAGGCGATCCGGGACGCGGTGCCGGCCACTCGGCAGCTCGAGTTCGCCGAGGCGGGAGGGATTCGCGCCGCGTCATTGCGTATCTTCGACCGCAGTTTCGCCATCACCTACTTGCTCGAAGGCGTGGCCATCGTCATCGGCCTGGCCGGCATCGGGGCGAGTTTTTCCGCGCAAGTGCTTGCGCGCGCCCGCGAGTTCGGCATGCTGCGCCATCTCGGTGTGACGCGTCGCGAGCTCATGCGTCTGCTCGGCTTCGAGGCCTGCGGCCTGACGCTGTTCGGCATCGCCGCCGGCGCTGCCTTGGGCCTGGCGGTCGCGCTGGTGCTGATCCGCGTCGTCAATCCGCAGTCCTTCCACTGGAACATGGACCTGGCGGTGCCGTGGCGTCTGCTCGGCATGGTCAGCGCGCTGCTCATCGTCGCCAGCGTGACCACCGCGCTGATCGCGACACGTCAGGCCACCGGATTAGGCCCGCTGCGCGCGGTGCGGGAGGATTGGTGA
- a CDS encoding Crp/Fnr family transcriptional regulator has translation MSLANPTNLYLDVDYLGSAEAFIDDVLAAINKEALFDEFYRYEIEELCRFMHCFSAPAGTVLLQEGEIGEHLILLLAGQVIVRKTDLAGKPHSLALVGEGSILGEMSLIDGQPRFASCIAAEATRFVVMSKSDLNEILALHPRLANKFLTMLLQIMVERLRDLGNRVVSPGTRPIV, from the coding sequence ATGTCGCTCGCCAACCCAACCAACCTCTATCTCGACGTCGATTACCTCGGCAGTGCGGAGGCGTTCATCGACGATGTCCTCGCCGCGATCAACAAGGAAGCGCTGTTCGACGAGTTCTACCGCTACGAGATCGAGGAGCTGTGCCGGTTCATGCACTGTTTCTCCGCGCCGGCCGGAACGGTGCTGCTGCAGGAAGGTGAAATTGGCGAGCACCTGATTCTGCTGCTCGCCGGGCAGGTCATCGTGCGCAAGACCGACCTGGCGGGCAAGCCACATAGTCTGGCGCTGGTCGGCGAGGGCAGCATCCTCGGCGAGATGTCGCTGATCGACGGTCAGCCGCGCTTCGCCAGCTGCATCGCGGCCGAGGCCACGCGCTTCGTGGTGATGTCGAAATCCGACTTGAACGAAATCCTCGCGCTCCATCCACGGCTGGCGAACAAATTCCTCACCATGCTGCTGCAGATCATGGTCGAACGGCTGCGCGACCTTGGCAATCGGGTCGTCTCACCCGGCACCCGGCCGATCGTCTAG
- a CDS encoding class I SAM-dependent methyltransferase gives MAVESFAAWLETPQGRYALAWEQTKTDLLAADIFGFNAVQIGFPQIDFLRANRMPLRFTCCEEGPCTTRADPHHLPFATNSVDLVVLPHILEFDANPHQILREVDRVLVPEGSVLVIGFNPFSLWGLRRLFSGSRGEPPWQGRYLSVPRLRDWFALLGFETRGGAFGCYAPPLRQEKWLARWHCIEAAGDRWWPYLGAVYVLQAIKRQHGLRLVTPKWKDRMARAKALALLPQKPLTQKREEK, from the coding sequence ATGGCTGTGGAGAGCTTTGCCGCCTGGCTGGAAACACCGCAAGGCCGTTATGCGCTGGCCTGGGAGCAGACGAAGACCGATCTGTTGGCCGCCGACATCTTCGGCTTCAATGCGGTGCAGATCGGCTTTCCGCAGATCGATTTCCTGCGCGCCAACCGGATGCCGTTGCGCTTCACCTGCTGTGAAGAGGGCCCCTGCACGACGCGTGCCGACCCCCATCATCTGCCATTCGCGACGAACAGCGTCGATCTCGTCGTGCTGCCACACATCCTGGAATTCGATGCCAATCCGCACCAGATCCTGCGCGAGGTCGATCGCGTGCTGGTACCCGAGGGCAGCGTGCTGGTGATCGGCTTCAATCCGTTCAGTCTCTGGGGCCTGCGGCGACTGTTTTCCGGCAGTCGGGGCGAGCCGCCGTGGCAGGGCCGCTATCTGTCGGTGCCCCGCCTGCGGGATTGGTTCGCGCTGCTCGGTTTCGAGACGCGCGGCGGCGCCTTCGGCTGCTATGCGCCCCCCTTGCGGCAGGAAAAATGGCTCGCGCGCTGGCATTGCATCGAAGCGGCCGGTGACCGCTGGTGGCCTTATCTGGGCGCGGTATATGTGCTGCAGGCGATCAAGCGCCAGCACGGCCTGCGGTTGGTCACGCCGAAATGGAAAGACCGCATGGCGCGCGCGAAGGCGCTCGCGCTGCTGCCGCAGAAGCCCTTGACGCAGAAACGCGAAGAAAAATGA
- the dnaQ gene encoding DNA polymerase III subunit epsilon, translating to MSAERQVILDTETTGLEWRQGDRVIEIGCIELVNRRQSGRRFHRYLNPQRPIGAGAQAVHGLTDEFLADKPKFADIADELLEFLSGAEVIIHNAPFDVGFLDYELSLIGRGPLATVCASITDTLKMARELRPGKKNGLDALCAEFGIDNSNRQLHGALLDAELLAEVYLAMTRGQESLMIALDGALASGIDLSGERPPIRVLAPSAEELGEHERVLAEIDKASGGKTLWRQLCA from the coding sequence ATGAGTGCCGAACGGCAAGTGATCCTCGATACCGAGACCACCGGCCTCGAATGGCGCCAGGGCGACCGCGTGATCGAAATCGGCTGCATCGAGCTGGTGAATCGCCGGCAAAGCGGGCGGCGCTTCCATCGTTACCTGAATCCGCAGCGCCCGATCGGCGCCGGTGCGCAGGCGGTGCATGGGCTGACCGACGAATTCCTCGCCGACAAACCGAAGTTCGCCGACATCGCCGACGAGCTGCTCGAGTTCCTTTCCGGCGCCGAAGTGATCATCCACAATGCGCCGTTCGACGTCGGCTTCCTCGACTATGAGCTGAGTCTGATCGGGCGCGGCCCACTCGCCACGGTCTGCGCATCGATCACCGACACACTGAAGATGGCGCGCGAACTGCGGCCCGGCAAGAAGAACGGCCTCGATGCGTTGTGCGCGGAATTTGGCATCGACAACTCGAATCGGCAGCTCCATGGCGCGCTGCTCGACGCGGAGCTTTTGGCCGAGGTCTATCTGGCGATGACGCGCGGCCAGGAAAGCCTGATGATCGCGCTCGACGGCGCTTTGGCATCGGGTATCGATCTGAGCGGTGAACGTCCGCCGATCCGCGTGCTGGCGCCTTCTGCCGAAGAGCTCGGCGAACACGAGCGCGTGCTCGCCGAGATCGACAAAGCCAGCGGTGGCAAGACGCTGTGGCGACAGCTTTGCGCTTGA
- the gloB gene encoding hydroxyacylglutathione hydrolase: MRIEPIPAFEDNYIWALRDDGAVALVDPGEAAPVLRFLERSGERLAAILVTHRHHDHIGGIGEILAHHPAPVYGPALEAAEVVTQPLQDGDRVSLLGTDFEVLHLPGHTLGHVAYYRPGSLLSGDVLFGAGCGRVFEGTLDQMQASLARIAALPGATKIYCAHEYTQSCLRFAHEVEPDNPAIIRRSEEVARLRAAGLPSVPSTLFDELDTNPFLRWRSPAVIAAATRWLGHPPANDVETFAAIRRWRDSL; this comes from the coding sequence ATGCGCATCGAACCGATTCCCGCCTTCGAGGACAATTACATCTGGGCGCTTCGCGATGACGGCGCCGTGGCGCTCGTCGATCCGGGCGAAGCTGCGCCGGTGCTGCGTTTTCTCGAACGAAGCGGCGAGCGCCTGGCGGCGATCCTCGTCACCCACCGCCATCACGACCACATCGGCGGCATCGGTGAGATTCTCGCCCACCATCCGGCGCCGGTGTATGGCCCGGCGCTGGAAGCCGCCGAGGTCGTCACCCAGCCATTGCAGGACGGCGATCGGGTGTCGCTGCTGGGTACCGACTTCGAGGTGTTGCATCTGCCGGGACATACGCTGGGTCATGTCGCCTATTATCGCCCGGGTAGCCTGTTGAGCGGCGACGTGCTGTTCGGCGCCGGCTGCGGCCGCGTCTTCGAGGGCACGCTGGATCAGATGCAGGCATCGCTCGCCCGCATCGCCGCCTTGCCTGGCGCGACGAAAATCTATTGCGCCCACGAATATACGCAATCCTGTCTGCGTTTTGCGCACGAGGTGGAGCCGGACAATCCGGCGATCATCCGTCGCAGCGAAGAGGTCGCCCGGCTACGCGCAGCAGGTTTGCCCAGCGTGCCATCGACGCTTTTCGATGAGCTCGACACCAACCCATTTCTGCGCTGGCGCTCGCCCGCCGTGATCGCCGCCGCCACCCGCTGGCTCGGCCATCCGCCGGCCAACGATGTGGAAACCTTCGCCGCGATCCGGCGATGGCGGGACAGCCTGTAA
- the glgB gene encoding 1,4-alpha-glucan branching protein GlgB translates to MATEPSIVSRFGELDLHLFREGSHSRVYRCLGAHPETRDGVAGCHFAVWAPNAHAVSVIGDFNGWHRHTHWLRQSHPGSGIWEGFVVGAQVGQRYKFHIESNFHGYKVDKADPVAFASEAPPATASVITDLAYEWHDDEWMARRKTANALDAPFAVYEVHLGSWRRSPETPEVPLGYRELAPLIAEYCLEMGFTHVELLPVMEHPFYGSWGYQVTGYFAPTARYGSPQDFMFFVDHLHQKGIGVILDWVPSHFPNDQHGLAYFDGTALYEHADPRQGYHPEWSSQIFNYGRHEVRSFLLSSALFWLDQYHVDGLRVDAVASMLYLDYARKPGEWVPNEHGGRENLAAIHFLRQLNEAVYRDFPDTQTIAEESTAWPMVSRPTWLGGLGFGMKWNMGWMHDTLDYFAHDPIHRKYHHDQITFSIWYAFHENFMLPISHDEVVHGKGSLVGKLPGDEWQRFANLRLLLGYMWAHPGKKLLFMGCEFGQSAEWNHDKSLDWHLLQYWPHAGAQAWLRDLNALYKSRPALYARDFSNDGFEWIDCHDSDESVLSFLRKGPAGETMLIVANCTPVVREGYRLGVPRGGFWREVLNSDATCYGGSGQGNGGGRLAQETPSHGRPYSLELRLPPLGILFLEPD, encoded by the coding sequence ATGGCAACCGAACCCAGCATAGTCAGCCGCTTCGGCGAACTCGATCTCCATCTGTTCCGCGAAGGCAGCCACAGCCGCGTCTATCGTTGCCTAGGCGCCCACCCCGAAACGCGCGACGGCGTTGCCGGCTGTCATTTCGCGGTCTGGGCGCCGAATGCCCACGCCGTCTCGGTGATCGGCGATTTCAACGGCTGGCATCGCCATACGCACTGGCTGCGGCAGAGCCATCCAGGCTCCGGCATCTGGGAAGGCTTCGTCGTCGGCGCCCAAGTCGGTCAGCGCTACAAGTTCCACATCGAATCGAACTTCCACGGCTACAAGGTCGACAAGGCCGACCCTGTCGCCTTTGCCAGCGAAGCTCCGCCGGCCACCGCGTCGGTGATCACTGATCTCGCCTATGAGTGGCATGATGATGAATGGATGGCGCGCCGCAAGACGGCCAATGCGCTCGATGCGCCGTTTGCCGTCTATGAGGTGCACTTGGGCTCCTGGCGCCGCTCGCCGGAAACGCCGGAGGTGCCGCTCGGCTATCGGGAGCTTGCGCCGCTCATCGCCGAGTACTGCCTGGAGATGGGCTTCACGCACGTCGAGCTGTTGCCAGTGATGGAACACCCGTTCTACGGCTCCTGGGGCTACCAGGTCACCGGCTACTTCGCGCCGACTGCGCGCTACGGCAGCCCGCAGGATTTCATGTTCTTCGTCGATCATCTGCACCAAAAGGGCATCGGCGTGATCCTCGACTGGGTGCCATCGCATTTCCCGAACGACCAGCACGGGCTGGCGTATTTCGATGGCACCGCGCTCTATGAACACGCCGATCCGCGTCAGGGCTACCACCCGGAATGGAGCAGCCAGATCTTCAATTACGGCCGCCACGAGGTGCGTTCCTTTCTGCTCTCCTCCGCGTTGTTCTGGCTCGACCAGTATCACGTCGACGGGCTGCGCGTCGATGCGGTGGCCTCGATGCTCTATCTCGATTACGCCCGCAAACCCGGCGAATGGGTGCCGAACGAACACGGCGGCCGCGAGAACCTCGCCGCGATCCATTTCCTGCGCCAGCTCAACGAGGCGGTCTATCGCGACTTTCCCGACACGCAGACGATCGCCGAGGAATCGACCGCCTGGCCGATGGTCTCGCGCCCGACCTGGCTTGGCGGCTTAGGCTTCGGCATGAAGTGGAACATGGGCTGGATGCACGACACGCTCGACTACTTCGCGCACGACCCGATCCATCGCAAGTATCACCACGACCAGATCACCTTCAGCATCTGGTATGCCTTCCATGAAAACTTCATGCTACCGATCTCGCACGACGAAGTCGTGCATGGCAAGGGCTCGCTGGTCGGCAAGCTGCCGGGCGACGAATGGCAGCGCTTCGCCAATCTGCGCCTGCTGCTCGGCTACATGTGGGCGCATCCGGGCAAGAAGCTCTTGTTCATGGGCTGCGAATTCGGCCAGAGCGCGGAGTGGAACCACGACAAGAGCCTCGACTGGCACCTGCTGCAATACTGGCCGCACGCCGGCGCGCAAGCCTGGCTGCGCGATCTCAACGCCCTCTACAAATCACGTCCGGCGCTCTATGCACGCGACTTTTCCAACGACGGTTTCGAATGGATCGACTGCCACGACAGCGACGAGAGCGTGCTCTCCTTCCTGCGCAAGGGGCCGGCGGGGGAAACGATGCTGATCGTGGCGAACTGCACGCCGGTGGTGCGCGAAGGCTATCGTCTCGGCGTGCCGCGCGGCGGCTTCTGGCGCGAGGTGTTGAACAGCGACGCCACTTGCTACGGCGGCAGTGGTCAGGGCAATGGCGGCGGCCGTCTCGCGCAGGAGACTCCCAGCCACGGCCGGCCGTATTCGCTCGAGCTGCGCTTGCCGCCGTTGGGCATTCTGTTCTTGGAACCCGACTGA
- the rnhA gene encoding ribonuclease HI gives MTDIVEIYTDGACSGNPGPGGWGALLRAGSKEKELSGFDPATTNNRMELTAVIEALKALKRPVTARVHTDSQYVQKGISEWIHGWKRRGWQTADKKPVKNADLWQTLERLAAQHRLEWVWVRGHAGHEFNERVDALARAAIEKGRGK, from the coding sequence ATGACCGACATCGTCGAGATCTACACCGATGGCGCCTGCAGCGGCAATCCCGGCCCGGGCGGCTGGGGCGCGCTGTTGCGCGCAGGCAGCAAGGAAAAGGAACTGTCGGGCTTCGATCCGGCGACCACCAACAACCGAATGGAGCTGACCGCGGTGATCGAGGCGCTGAAAGCCTTGAAGCGGCCGGTGACGGCGCGTGTGCATACCGACTCGCAATACGTGCAGAAGGGCATCAGCGAGTGGATTCACGGCTGGAAGCGGCGTGGCTGGCAGACTGCCGACAAAAAGCCGGTCAAGAACGCCGATCTGTGGCAGACGCTCGAACGGCTGGCCGCGCAGCATCGCCTCGAATGGGTCTGGGTGCGCGGGCATGCCGGGCATGAGTTCAACGAGCGCGTCGATGCGCTGGCGCGCGCGGCGATCGAAAAAGGGAGAGGCAAATGA
- a CDS encoding lipocalin-like domain-containing protein: MQRRRWLQTLLSAGMLPMLPRRLLAAAPAFPPVLPRPLVFPRDHGAHPEFRTEWWYLTGWLETATAEALGVQITFFRSRTTHDPNNPSRFAPHQLMFAHAALAGPRLGHLLHDQRVSRVRRDDPAAGFSISDTELHLAGWQLARTPDDRYDARIDAAGFGFELRFSPTQPLLLQGDGGYSRKGPQPEQASHYYSQPQLAVSGTVKQGNESLSVGGRAWLDHEWSSQLLAAGAAGWDWLGINLDDGGALMAFRIRPRSGQGSLWASARLRTAAGFERSFGPTDVHFEPLGHWLSPHTGTRYPVRCQLTLGRGAEALRFAIEPLLEDQELDARRSTGTVYWEGAVTLLAEGRRRGRGYLELTGYHRPMRL, encoded by the coding sequence ATGCAGCGCCGCCGCTGGCTGCAAACGCTGCTTTCGGCCGGAATGCTGCCGATGCTGCCGCGCCGGCTGCTGGCCGCTGCGCCGGCATTTCCGCCCGTCTTGCCGCGGCCCTTGGTCTTTCCGCGCGATCACGGCGCACATCCGGAATTTCGCACCGAATGGTGGTACCTCACCGGCTGGCTCGAGACGGCCACCGCCGAGGCGCTTGGTGTCCAGATCACCTTTTTCCGCAGCCGCACCACACACGATCCGAACAACCCATCGCGCTTCGCGCCGCACCAGCTCATGTTTGCGCATGCCGCTCTGGCAGGGCCGCGCCTGGGGCATCTGCTGCATGACCAACGGGTCTCGCGCGTGCGGCGCGACGATCCGGCCGCCGGGTTCTCGATCAGCGATACCGAGCTCCACCTCGCCGGTTGGCAGCTGGCGCGTACACCGGATGACCGCTATGACGCAAGGATCGACGCCGCGGGCTTCGGCTTCGAGCTGCGGTTTTCACCGACGCAGCCGCTCTTGCTGCAAGGCGATGGCGGCTACTCGCGCAAGGGGCCGCAGCCGGAGCAGGCGAGCCACTACTACAGCCAGCCGCAGCTCGCCGTCAGCGGCACGGTCAAGCAGGGTAATGAGTCATTGTCGGTCGGTGGACGCGCCTGGCTCGATCACGAATGGTCGTCGCAGCTGCTCGCTGCCGGAGCAGCAGGCTGGGACTGGCTGGGCATCAACCTCGACGATGGCGGTGCGCTGATGGCCTTCCGCATTCGTCCTCGCTCTGGACAAGGCAGCCTCTGGGCGAGCGCGCGGCTGCGCACCGCGGCGGGCTTCGAGCGTAGCTTCGGCCCGACCGACGTGCATTTCGAGCCGCTCGGTCACTGGCTTTCGCCGCATACCGGCACGCGCTATCCGGTGCGTTGCCAGTTGACGCTGGGCCGCGGCGCGGAGGCGCTGCGTTTCGCGATCGAACCGCTGCTCGAGGATCAGGAGCTCGACGCCCGACGTTCGACCGGCACGGTGTATTGGGAAGGCGCGGTCACGCTGCTTGCCGAGGGTCGGCGGCGTGGGCGCGGTTATCTCGAGCTCACCGGCTATCACCGACCGATGCGCCTGTGA
- a CDS encoding ABC transporter ATP-binding protein, with translation MSDETSSSGSGRDMSVLLEIQSLAKRHPGGHALFTDLSFVLAAGEYVAIMGESGVGKSTLLNLIAGLEAPDQGSIRIAGQQISGLPDAAAARLRREKLGFVFQAFHVLPHLNLLQNVRVPLLLLGRDDPARAAAMLAAVGLGERLHSFPHQLSGGELQRVAIARALVHRPALLLADEPTGNLDPDTAREILALLHEEIRANGTTAILVTHSRQAAGSADRVLELTPLGLRPRTLSA, from the coding sequence ATGAGCGATGAAACCTCTTCTTCCGGCAGCGGGCGGGACATGAGTGTGCTGCTCGAAATCCAGTCCCTCGCCAAACGCCATCCGGGCGGCCATGCGTTGTTCACCGATCTGTCGTTTGTGTTGGCGGCGGGCGAGTATGTCGCTATCATGGGTGAATCGGGCGTCGGCAAGTCGACGCTGCTGAATCTGATCGCCGGGCTTGAAGCGCCCGACCAGGGCAGCATCCGCATCGCCGGCCAGCAGATTTCCGGCTTGCCCGACGCCGCTGCGGCGCGGTTGCGCCGCGAGAAACTCGGTTTCGTGTTCCAGGCCTTCCATGTGCTGCCACATCTGAACCTGCTGCAGAACGTGCGCGTGCCATTACTGCTGCTGGGCCGCGACGATCCGGCGCGCGCGGCGGCGATGCTTGCGGCCGTTGGGCTCGGCGAGCGTCTGCATAGCTTTCCGCACCAGCTGTCGGGTGGCGAGCTGCAACGCGTCGCGATTGCGCGGGCGCTGGTGCATCGTCCGGCGCTGCTGCTCGCCGATGAGCCGACCGGCAATCTCGATCCGGACACCGCGCGCGAAATCCTCGCCTTGCTGCACGAGGAGATTCGCGCCAACGGCACGACCGCGATCCTCGTGACCCATTCGCGGCAGGCGGCGGGCAGCGCCGACCGCGTCCTCGAATTGACGCCGCTTGGGCTGCGGCCGCGGACGCTTTCGGCATGA